A window of Streptomyces sp. NBC_01689 genomic DNA:
CCGAGCCGAGGCAGCCCAGAACGGTCGGATGGTCATGAACGGATCGGAAGTCGGCAGCACGCAGGCGGCGACATCCCTGCCCGACGCGGGCGGCCAGGCATCGCTCCTGGTGGACGGCGCGGGCGTGGTCGTCCGGTGGAGCCGGGCAGCCGAGGAACTGCTCGGCCGTCCGGCGCGGTGGGGCGTCGGCCGGCCGGTCACGGAACTCTTCGCCGAGGCCCCGACGGGAGGTCTCGGGGCTGCCGACACCGTCCTCAGGCACCGGGACGGGCATGCCGTCGGCTGCCGGATGCGGGTGTGTGCCGAGCGGGACCCGCTGTTCGGGGCGTGCTGGCGGATGGATCTCTGGCCGGCGGGGTCCGAGGCGGTTCCGGCCGTCGACCGGGCCCTGCTGGAGGCCCTGTTCACCCGTTCCCCGATCGGCCTGTTCGTCCTGGACCCGCAGCTGCGCCTGACGCGCTACAACGCGGCGGCGCAGGGGATGCAGGGCACGCGGGTGACCGAGGGGATCGGGCTCAGGCCCACCGAGGCATGGCCGGACTTCAGCTCCGAGATGGCGGAGCGGGTGATGGCCGAGGTGCTGAAGACCGGCGAACCGGCGATCGCCTTCGAGAAGCGCGGGCGACCGCCGGGCGACCCCGAGCACGAACACGTCTACTCGGCCTCCGTGTTCCGCCTGCAGGACCCCGACGGATGCGTGATCGGACTCGCCGACACCGTGGTCGACGTCAGCGACCGGCACCGGGCACAGGAGCGCCTCGCCCTGGTCGCCGAGGCGGGCTCCCGCATCGGGACCACGCTCGACGTGCTGCGCACAGCCCAGGAACTGACCGAGGTCGCGGTGCCACGGCTCGCCGACAGCGTGAGCGTGGACCTCCTCGAACCGGTCCTCGCCGGACAGGAGTTGCCGCAGGGGCCGGGGGAGACCGGGTGGGCCCTCCAGCGGGCGGCCTGCCGGTCGACCCGCACGGACGCCGCGCCAGGGGTCTACGCGGTCGGTGAGCCGAGCGGATATCCCGATTCCGCGGCCGCCATGCGGGTCCTGGCCGAGCGCAGTCCCTGCCTCGTGCGGACGGTCGACGAGGACAGTGCCTGGATACACGACGACATGGTCCGCGGCCGGCGGATGCTGGAGGAGCGGATCCACTCGCTGATGATGGTGCCCCTGGTCGCGCACGAGAGCGTCCTGGGCCTGGTCGCCTTCTACCGCCGCAGCGCCCGGGGCCCGTTCGAGGACGAGGACCTCACCCTCGCGCAGGATCTCGCGGGCCGTACCGCCGTCGCTCTGGACAACGGCCGCCGCTTCGTCCGCGAACGGAACGCCGTGCTCTCCCTGCAGCGCGGCATGCTGCCGCAGGACCCGCCCGCGCCGCACTCGGTACGTACGGCGCACCATGTGGTCCACTCCGGTGCGGGCGGCGACTGGGCGGACGTGATCGCTCTCCCCGGGGCACGGGTGGGACTCGTGACCGGCAGCGCCCCCGGCCGCGGAATGCGGACGGCGGCCACCATGGGCAGGCTGCGGACCGCCCTGCACATCCTCGCGGCCCTGGATCTGGCGCCGGACGAGGTCATGGCCCGACTCGACGACGTCGTCCACCAGATGGACGCGGAGAGCGGCGACCCCGAGACCGACAGCCCGGCCGCCGGGGCCACCTGTCTCTACCTGGTCTACAACCCGGTGACCAGCCGCTGCGTCATGACCACGGCCGGCCGGCCGGGGCTGGCCGTGGCCCTCCCGGACGGGACCGTCACCTTCCCCGACCTGCCCACGGGGTCACCGCTGGGCCGGTCCGGACCGGCGTTCAGCAAGTTCGAACTGACGGTGCCCGACCAGACCCGGCTGGTGCTGTACACGGCCGGGCTGCTGCAGGCATTCGGTGCGGACGGGGGACACGCCGAGGTGACGCGCATGCTGACCGGGTCGCGCCAGCCCCCGCAGGACCTGTGTCTGAGCCTCGCCGAGACCCTCATCCCCGTGGACCCCCCGCAGGACGCGGCGGTGCTGGTGGCGTGCACCCGGGCGCTGGACCCCACCCATGTCGCCACCTGGAGCCTCCCCTCCGTCCCCGCGGCCGTCGCCACCGCCCGCGCGCTCGCCGCGGGCCAACTGAGCGCCTGGGCCCTGGAGGACGAGGCCTTCGCGACCGAACTCATCGTCAGCGAACTGGTCACCAACGCCATCCGGTACGCCGAACCGCCCGTGCGCCTGCGACTGATCCACGACCGCACGCTGACCTGTGAGGTGTCCGACAGCAGCAGTGCCGCCCCCCATCTGCGGCACGCCCGTACCACCGACGAGGGCGGCCGGGGTCTGCTGCTGGTCTCCCAGTTCGCCCAGCGGTGGGGGACCCGCTACGAAGACCGCGGCAAGACGATCTGGGCCGAACAGCAACTCACCCCCGCTGCATGACCAGTCGGGGTGTCGCCACGACCACCTGAGTGACAGCCCGGTCCGGCACGGACGGAGGCCGGGCGGGTTGTCCCGCGACCTCTGGACACTCCGGAACGCCTATGTTGTCATGTTCATTAAGCTTCCGGTTTACAACGTTGTAAGAGGAGTCCGGGCGGGGTGGCGACCGCTTTCCGCGGCGGGCTGTCCTCGTGCGGCGCCGGCAGGCAGACCGTGTCAGACCGCCGTTCAGGGTCGGAGGGGTACGTCATGGTGAGGTTCGGCAGATGGCGGGGCGCGGCCGCCGCCGTGGCGCTGCTCGGTGGTCTCCTCGGCGGACCGGGCGCCTCGCCCGCCGCGGCCGGAACCCCTGGGGGGACGCCCTCCCTCCCGCAGACGGGCACGTCGTTCCTCGACCACGACGCGCTGTTGCGGGGAGTTCAGGACCCGGCCTGGTTCAAGGCCAACATCCCCTTCCTGGACGTGCCCGACCAGCAGATCCGGGACGTCTACTACTACCGGTGGCAGACCTACAAGGAACATCTCGTCTACACCGGCCCGGAGTACGGCTGGCTGTCGAGCGAGTTCCTCCAGCCCGTCGGCTACGGCGCTCCGTACGGCGGGATCTCGGCCGCGGCCGGGCACCAGATCACCGAAGGGCGGTGGCTGCGCGACCGGAGGTACGCCGACGACGTCGTCGACTACTGGCTCGGCGGACCGGGACAGTTCCCCAAACCGCGGACCGACGGTGTGAACGCCGACACCTCGGACTGGGCCCACGAGTACAGCTTCTGGGCGGCCGACGCGGTGTGGCAGCAGATGCTGGCCACCGGCGACCGGAGCTTCGCGAAGTCCCAACTGGCTTCGCTCGTCCAGCAGTACGACGGCTGGGACAACCACTTCAACCAGGCGCTGGGCCTCTACTGGCAGGCGCCGGTGTGGGACGCGACGGAGTACTCCGCCTCGTCGTACGAGTCCTCCGAGCCCTACCACGGGGGCCACGGCTACCGGCCCACGATCAACGCCTACCAGTACGGCGACGCGCGCGCGATCGCAGCGATCGCCGCGCTGGCGGGCGACACCGGTACGGCGAACGACTTCCAGGCCCGCGCCACCGCTCTGCGCGGCGCGGTGCAGGCCCATCTGTGGGACGAGGGGCGGCAGTTCTACTACGGAGTGGCCCGGGACGACAACCCGTCACTGGCCAAGACCGGAAGCCGCGAACTGATGGGCTACCTGCCCTGGATGTTCGACATGGCGCCGGCCGCGAACGCCGGAGCCTTCGCCCAGCTCAAGGATTCCGGCGGATTCGCCGCGCCCTACGGACCGACCACGGTGGAACGGCGCAGCCCCTGGTTCATGTACCAGGCCGGCGCCTGCTGCCGGTGGGACGGTCCCTCCTGGCCGTTCGCCACCTCCCAGACACTGACGGCCGCGGCGAACCTGCTGGAGGACTATCCGGCCCAGTCGGTCTTCTCCGGCGCCGACTACGTCCAGTTGCTGCACACCTACGCCGCCACCCAGTACCGGGACGGCGCGCCCTACGTCGCCGAGGCCCACGACCCGGACCGCGACAGCTGGCTGTACGACGGGAACAACCACAGCGAGGACTACAACCACTCCACCTACAACGACAACGTCATCTCGGGACTCATCGGTCTGCGCGGCCAGAGCGACGACACCCTGGTCGTCAAGCCGCTCGCACCGGCCTCCTGGGACTACTTCGCGCTGGAGAACACCCCGTACCACGGGCACGACGTGACCGTGCTCTGGGACCGCACCGGCAGCCGGTACGGCCAGGGGGCCGGCCTGCACGTCTACGTGGACGGCCGCCAGGCCGCCGCCAGGACGGGGCTCGGCGCGGTCACCGTCGACGTCGGCGCGCCGGACGTCCGCCCGGACGCGGACCCGACGGTGGACATCGCCGCCAACGGGCAGCGCCACGCCTCCGGTCCGCAGCCCTTCGCCTCCTACACCTCCCCCTACGACAACGTCTGGAACGCCGTCGACGGGATCGTCTACCGCGAGGGCATCCCCGAGAACAGCCGCTGGACGTCGTACGCCACCCCGCACGCCAGTGACTCCTACGGAGTCGACTTCGGCCGGAACCAGCGGACCGCCGACGTACGGCTGCACTTCTACGACGACGGAGGCGGGGTGCGCACCCCGGCCGACTACGACCTGCAGTACTGGACCGGCACGGCCTGGGCCACCGTGCCCGGCCAGAGCCGCTCGCCCGCCGCCCCCCTCGCGAACGGCGAGAACAGGATCACCTTCCCGGCCCTGACGACCAGTCGGCTGCGCGTCGTGGCCCCCAACGCCGGCGGCGGAACCGGGTGGGGCCTGTCGGAGTTCGAGGTCCGGGCCGCACCGGTCTTCCAGATCGCCAACGTCAACAGCGGCAAGCTCCTCGCCGTCGAGAACGCCTCGCTCTCCGACAGCGCGGACGTGCAGCAGTACACGGACAACGGCACCCCGGACCACCTCTGGAGGCTCGTCAAGGCCGGGAGCGGCTGGTACAAGATCGTCAATGTCCACAGCGGCCTGCTCCTCGCCGTCGAGGGGGCCTCGACCGCCCTGAGCGCCCAGATCCAGCAGTACCACGACAGCGGCACCAGCGATCATCTGTGGCGGCTGGTGGACGCGGGCGGCGGCCAGTACAAGATCGTCAACCGGAACAGCGGGCTGGTGCTGGGCGTCGCGGGCATGTCCACCGGCGACAGCGCGGACGTGGTCCAGTACTCCGACAACGGCACCGCGGACCACCTGTGGACCCTGCGTCCGGCGGCGTCCCCGTAGACCGCCGCCCCCTGCTCCGGGGACGCGCGGTACGAGGAGTTGGCCGGCAGCGGTGTCCCGCATCGAAGGGGTCAGGTGCGGGGCATCGGGTCCACCCACCGCGCACGCCAGGCGGGCGGGGCGAACGGATCGGCGAAGTACTGGGTCTCGTGCGCGACCTTGCCGTCCCGGAACTCCATGATGCTGATGGTGGACGCCGGTTGCCCGTCGTACTCGATCACGTATTCGGTGATCCAGAGGTCGCCGCCGCCGAGAATCCGGCGGAGGATGAAGTCGAGCCTGGCCGGGTGGTGCGAGCGCAGCGCCTGGAGGTTGCGGCGACCGTGGATGCGCTCACCGGACTGCGGGTAATCGGTGATGACGTCGTCGTGGTAGATCTCGTGCTCGGTGTCCTGGTCCCCGGCGGCGGACGCCGCCCAGTGCCGGTCCAGCGCCGCCCGAATCTCCTGGTCGCCCATCGTGTCGCCTCCGGCCACAGAACGTCTGCGGACGAGATCCGTCTCCGCAGCCCAGCCCCCGGAAACAGCCTAACCCCGGCGGCGAAGGCCGACACGTGCGCCGATCGGCGGTCCGGCGACGAAGCGGGAGGCGCGGAGGCGATGGCCGGATCCGGCGGACGGGTGTCCCCGGCCGCGGCCGCTGCGGGCCTGTGCCGGGGACACCCAGGAAGGCCGGGGATCAGCCTGACTTCACCGAGGTGGGCTTCAGCCGGAGATCGGCGCGGACCGTGTGGTCCCGTCGCACTCCGGTCGCCCGGTCCGCGGTGACGTGACCGGACGTGCTCGCGCGCAGCACGTGCCGGCCCGGACCCGCGAGGAACAGGGTGTAGAAGCCGTCGCCGACGGCCGCGTCGTCCGGCGTCGCGACGGTCACCGTCGTGGCGTCCGGGTGCCGGACGTCGGCCACGGTGGCGCCGACCAGACCCGCGCCGCCGCGGCTGTCACGGACGGTGCCGACGGCCAGGCCGCCGGAGACCGGCACCAGGTCGCGTGTTCCGACGTACACGTCGTCGACGGACCAGTAGTAACCCCAGTCGGCCACGAAGTGGAAGCGCAGCTGGACCGCCTTCTCACCCGCGTACGCCCGCAGCGGGACGTGCACGGTCCGGTGGTCTCTGCCGTCGCCGCTCGTGGTGGAGGTGGCCCAGGCCGACTGCCAGGTGGTGCCGCCGTCGGTGGTGACGTCCACGCTCATCCGCTGGTTGTTCGGGTTGTACAAGTAGGCCGTCTTGAACTCGAGTTCGGCCGAATCGCTGCCCGAGAAGTCGTAGACCGGACTGATCAGCATGCTGTCCTGGTGCGGGCCGATCGGCCAGTTGTCGCTCTCGACGACGGCGAAGGAGCCGCTGCCGCCGGTGGCGTTGCCGCGCTGGATCGGGTCGTCGAACTCCCAGCCGTTGTCGGTCCCGGCCGCGTTGGTCACCGTCCACCCCGGCGGGGCCGAGGTGGTGGAGTCGAACGTCTCCGTCGTGCCCTCCCGTTCGAGGGTGTAGCCGACGGCCGTGGCGGAGTCGGGGTCCGCGCCCAGGGTGAAGTTCTCGGCGACCGGCCTCCTGCCGACGGTGACGGTCCGTTCGGAGGGTTCGTAGCCGGGCAGCGCGGCCGTGACGTCGAGGCCGTAGTCCGCCCCCTTGGGGAGCGAGAGTTCGTAGGCGCCGGTGGCGGGGTCGGTCCAGACCGGCGCTTCGGGAGAACCGGCCACCGTGACCTTCGCGTAGAGCGGCCACCCGTGCCCGGAGCCGTCCTTGACGGTGCCGCGGACCTTCTCGCGCGGGATCGCGGCGAGGTGGAAGTCGCGGGTCAGGGACTGGCCGTCGGAGACGGTGACGGCGGCGGGGGCCGACGTCGTGTAGCCGAAGGCGCGGACCGTGAGGTCCTTGACGGTGCCCGCGGGCAGATCCAGCTGGTAGGCGCCCTGGCTGTCGGTCGTCGCGACGTCCAGTCCCGAGCCCACGGTCGCGTGGGCGACCGGCTTGCCGGACGCCGCGTCCCTGACCGTGCCCGACAGCGTGCCGTGCGGCCCGCTGCGGAACGCGGCCAGTCCCGCGGGGGTCCCGAGACCCGTCGGGCCGTCGTAGCCGGGGCCCGCGGTGCACAGATAGGCGCTCGCGCAGGTGCCGTTGGCGCCGGTGGTGACGTCGTTCAGCCCGGCGCCGCCGGTCGCGTACGGGTAGGCGGCCGGGGTGGTGCCGGGGCGGGGGGCGCCCGCGAGCGCGTACACCGAGGCGATCAGCGGGGTGGCGGCACTCGTGCCTCCGTAGCGCTGCCACCCGACGCCGCCGGACCCGTACGTGTGGTAGACGGCAACGTTGTCAGCGACGGCGGAGACGTCCGACACGCTGCGGCCGGTGCATCCGGTGTCCTTCTGGTAGTCGGGCTTGGCCTGGTACTGGGCGCACCCGGAGCCGGGGCCGTAGGGGTCACGGGCCCAGACCGTCTCGGTCCAGCCGCGGGCGGTGTCCGGCGCGGGAGTGAGCGCGGTTCCGCCGACGGCGGTCACGAAGGGCAGCGTCGAGGGGAACGAAACCCCGTACCGGTTGTCGCCGCTCGCCGCGACCACGGCCACGCCGGGGTGGTCGTAGGAGGCACCGTAGGTGGACAGATCGGCGG
This region includes:
- a CDS encoding SpoIIE family protein phosphatase — encoded protein: MNGSEVGSTQAATSLPDAGGQASLLVDGAGVVVRWSRAAEELLGRPARWGVGRPVTELFAEAPTGGLGAADTVLRHRDGHAVGCRMRVCAERDPLFGACWRMDLWPAGSEAVPAVDRALLEALFTRSPIGLFVLDPQLRLTRYNAAAQGMQGTRVTEGIGLRPTEAWPDFSSEMAERVMAEVLKTGEPAIAFEKRGRPPGDPEHEHVYSASVFRLQDPDGCVIGLADTVVDVSDRHRAQERLALVAEAGSRIGTTLDVLRTAQELTEVAVPRLADSVSVDLLEPVLAGQELPQGPGETGWALQRAACRSTRTDAAPGVYAVGEPSGYPDSAAAMRVLAERSPCLVRTVDEDSAWIHDDMVRGRRMLEERIHSLMMVPLVAHESVLGLVAFYRRSARGPFEDEDLTLAQDLAGRTAVALDNGRRFVRERNAVLSLQRGMLPQDPPAPHSVRTAHHVVHSGAGGDWADVIALPGARVGLVTGSAPGRGMRTAATMGRLRTALHILAALDLAPDEVMARLDDVVHQMDAESGDPETDSPAAGATCLYLVYNPVTSRCVMTTAGRPGLAVALPDGTVTFPDLPTGSPLGRSGPAFSKFELTVPDQTRLVLYTAGLLQAFGADGGHAEVTRMLTGSRQPPQDLCLSLAETLIPVDPPQDAAVLVACTRALDPTHVATWSLPSVPAAVATARALAAGQLSAWALEDEAFATELIVSELVTNAIRYAEPPVRLRLIHDRTLTCEVSDSSSAAPHLRHARTTDEGGRGLLLVSQFAQRWGTRYEDRGKTIWAEQQLTPAA
- a CDS encoding MGH1-like glycoside hydrolase domain-containing protein, whose product is MVRFGRWRGAAAAVALLGGLLGGPGASPAAAGTPGGTPSLPQTGTSFLDHDALLRGVQDPAWFKANIPFLDVPDQQIRDVYYYRWQTYKEHLVYTGPEYGWLSSEFLQPVGYGAPYGGISAAAGHQITEGRWLRDRRYADDVVDYWLGGPGQFPKPRTDGVNADTSDWAHEYSFWAADAVWQQMLATGDRSFAKSQLASLVQQYDGWDNHFNQALGLYWQAPVWDATEYSASSYESSEPYHGGHGYRPTINAYQYGDARAIAAIAALAGDTGTANDFQARATALRGAVQAHLWDEGRQFYYGVARDDNPSLAKTGSRELMGYLPWMFDMAPAANAGAFAQLKDSGGFAAPYGPTTVERRSPWFMYQAGACCRWDGPSWPFATSQTLTAAANLLEDYPAQSVFSGADYVQLLHTYAATQYRDGAPYVAEAHDPDRDSWLYDGNNHSEDYNHSTYNDNVISGLIGLRGQSDDTLVVKPLAPASWDYFALENTPYHGHDVTVLWDRTGSRYGQGAGLHVYVDGRQAAARTGLGAVTVDVGAPDVRPDADPTVDIAANGQRHASGPQPFASYTSPYDNVWNAVDGIVYREGIPENSRWTSYATPHASDSYGVDFGRNQRTADVRLHFYDDGGGVRTPADYDLQYWTGTAWATVPGQSRSPAAPLANGENRITFPALTTSRLRVVAPNAGGGTGWGLSEFEVRAAPVFQIANVNSGKLLAVENASLSDSADVQQYTDNGTPDHLWRLVKAGSGWYKIVNVHSGLLLAVEGASTALSAQIQQYHDSGTSDHLWRLVDAGGGQYKIVNRNSGLVLGVAGMSTGDSADVVQYSDNGTADHLWTLRPAASP
- a CDS encoding nuclear transport factor 2 family protein, giving the protein MGDQEIRAALDRHWAASAAGDQDTEHEIYHDDVITDYPQSGERIHGRRNLQALRSHHPARLDFILRRILGGGDLWITEYVIEYDGQPASTISIMEFRDGKVAHETQYFADPFAPPAWRARWVDPMPRT
- a CDS encoding carboxypeptidase regulatory-like domain-containing protein is translated as MRILGRGVVALGAAAALALLGGLPSAQTARASDSPAVHAGARAAVRTATVPDGTDPTGQKPPTRLEPVCGKPAKNRATCFAMRADDETPLLRLSATATPAGLGPQDIQSAYSLPANGGAGQTIAIVDAYDNPHAEADLAVYRAQYGLPACTTANGCFTKVDQRGGTSYPQPSESWAGEIALDLDMVSASAPGAHILLVETDNDGLENLAAGVDRAVALGAKYVSNSYGRPGDFAADLSTYGASYDHPGVAVVAASGDNRYGVSFPSTLPFVTAVGGTALTPAPDTARGWTETVWARDPYGPGSGCAQYQAKPDYQKDTGCTGRSVSDVSAVADNVAVYHTYGSGGVGWQRYGGTSAATPLIASVYALAGAPRPGTTPAAYPYATGGAGLNDVTTGANGTCASAYLCTAGPGYDGPTGLGTPAGLAAFRSGPHGTLSGTVRDAASGKPVAHATVGSGLDVATTDSQGAYQLDLPAGTVKDLTVRAFGYTTSAPAAVTVSDGQSLTRDFHLAAIPREKVRGTVKDGSGHGWPLYAKVTVAGSPEAPVWTDPATGAYELSLPKGADYGLDVTAALPGYEPSERTVTVGRRPVAENFTLGADPDSATAVGYTLEREGTTETFDSTTSAPPGWTVTNAAGTDNGWEFDDPIQRGNATGGSGSFAVVESDNWPIGPHQDSMLISPVYDFSGSDSAELEFKTAYLYNPNNQRMSVDVTTDGGTTWQSAWATSTTSGDGRDHRTVHVPLRAYAGEKAVQLRFHFVADWGYYWSVDDVYVGTRDLVPVSGGLAVGTVRDSRGGAGLVGATVADVRHPDATTVTVATPDDAAVGDGFYTLFLAGPGRHVLRASTSGHVTADRATGVRRDHTVRADLRLKPTSVKSG